A portion of the Leptospira mtsangambouensis genome contains these proteins:
- a CDS encoding ethanolamine ammonia-lyase subunit EutB, producing the protein MGYRIILGTKTYHFPELKDLLAKASPHRSGDVLAGLSATNQEERVAAQMLLADVYLSEFLNVELIPANKDEVTRLILDSHNKEAFALISHLTVGGFRDFLLAETTDNEVIHSIRWGITPEMAAAVSKLMSNQDLILVGNKIKVITKFRNTLGLPGRLSVRLQPNHPTDDPKGIAASLLDGLLLGSGDAVIGINPATDNIPTNIALLEMLDNLIQKYSIPTQSCILSHVTTSMEVMKRGAPLDLVFQSIGGTEDLNKSFGVSLSLLKESRELALSLKRGTVGDNVMYFETGQGSALSAGAHHGIDQQTLEVRAYAVAREFSPLLVNTVVGFIGPEYLYNGKQIIRAGLEDHFCGKLLGLPMGVDVCYTNHAEADQDDMDTLLTLLGVAGCTYIMGIPGADDVMLSYQSTSFHDALYLRQVLGLKPTPEFEDWLLSRGIFSNKIGFLPKENRELSLLEDLLGK; encoded by the coding sequence ATGGGTTATAGAATCATCCTTGGCACAAAAACTTACCATTTCCCCGAATTAAAAGATTTGTTAGCAAAGGCAAGTCCCCATAGATCAGGAGATGTTCTGGCTGGATTATCAGCAACTAACCAGGAAGAAAGAGTGGCTGCACAGATGTTACTTGCTGATGTATATCTTTCTGAATTTTTAAATGTAGAACTCATTCCAGCAAACAAAGATGAGGTGACAAGGCTCATTTTAGACTCCCATAACAAAGAGGCTTTTGCATTGATTTCTCACCTGACGGTGGGAGGGTTTCGTGATTTTTTGTTAGCGGAGACAACTGACAACGAGGTCATCCATTCGATTCGATGGGGAATAACGCCTGAAATGGCTGCTGCAGTCTCCAAACTCATGTCCAATCAGGACTTGATACTGGTTGGAAATAAAATAAAGGTGATCACAAAATTTAGAAATACCTTGGGATTACCAGGTCGGCTATCTGTTCGTTTGCAACCAAACCATCCTACAGATGATCCCAAAGGAATTGCTGCCAGTCTTTTAGATGGGTTACTACTCGGAAGTGGAGATGCTGTGATTGGAATTAACCCTGCTACCGATAATATCCCGACTAATATTGCTTTATTAGAGATGTTAGACAATCTTATCCAAAAGTATTCCATCCCCACGCAGTCTTGTATCTTATCTCATGTAACCACTTCGATGGAAGTGATGAAACGAGGAGCTCCTTTGGATTTGGTTTTTCAGTCGATTGGAGGAACCGAAGATTTAAACAAAAGTTTTGGTGTTTCTCTTTCTCTTTTGAAAGAATCAAGAGAATTGGCACTTTCCTTAAAACGCGGAACAGTAGGCGATAATGTAATGTATTTTGAAACAGGGCAAGGCAGTGCTTTGTCAGCAGGAGCCCACCATGGGATCGACCAACAGACGTTAGAGGTAAGAGCCTATGCTGTTGCCAGAGAATTTTCTCCCCTTCTTGTGAACACTGTTGTTGGTTTTATTGGTCCAGAATATTTATACAACGGAAAACAAATCATCCGTGCTGGTCTTGAAGATCATTTTTGCGGAAAATTGTTGGGACTGCCTATGGGTGTGGATGTTTGTTATACAAATCATGCAGAAGCCGACCAAGATGATATGGATACATTATTGACACTATTAGGTGTTGCAGGTTGCACTTATATTATGGGGATACCTGGTGCTGATGATGTGATGTTGTCTTACCAAAGTACATCCTTCCATGATGCATTGTATCTTAGGCAAGTATTGGGTTTAAAACCAACTCCAGAATTTGAGGACTGGTTACTCAGCCGAGGAATATTTTCAAACAAAATAGGCTTTTTACCCAAAGAAAATCGGGAACTTAGTTTACTCGAAGATTTATTAGGAAAATGA
- the eutC gene encoding ethanolamine ammonia-lyase subunit EutC: MTFLEEWKQFSQARIGLNRTGGSISTKDILKFRLDHARARDAVLLSPNFPSLLENLNVLGKEKKIPVVFVESRVQSKEEYLLRPDLGRRLSQDSLATLQELGGEFDLVFIGVDGLSAKAIDDNLIPFLKILMQEINQTGLRIGPLVLSKWGRVAIGDEIGEVLNAKISIVVIGERPGLSSADSLGVYITYKPQVGKTDESRNCISNIRPGGFVFESAAKKTMYLVKESMLRKLSGVKLKDEMPPEFLLQSKDKNQIPDSY; this comes from the coding sequence ATGACTTTTTTAGAAGAATGGAAACAATTTAGTCAGGCAAGGATCGGGTTAAATCGAACTGGAGGATCAATTTCCACCAAAGATATATTAAAGTTTCGGTTGGACCATGCAAGGGCAAGGGATGCTGTATTGCTGAGTCCCAATTTTCCAAGTTTACTTGAAAACTTAAATGTTTTGGGCAAAGAAAAAAAAATCCCTGTCGTATTTGTGGAAAGCAGAGTCCAATCCAAAGAAGAGTATTTGTTACGACCGGATTTAGGACGAAGACTCTCGCAAGATTCTCTTGCGACATTGCAAGAGTTAGGTGGCGAATTTGACCTGGTTTTTATTGGTGTGGATGGACTTTCTGCAAAAGCTATCGATGATAATTTGATTCCATTTCTAAAAATCTTAATGCAAGAAATAAATCAAACTGGTTTACGAATTGGTCCACTTGTACTTTCAAAGTGGGGACGAGTGGCGATTGGGGACGAAATTGGTGAGGTTTTGAATGCCAAAATTTCGATCGTTGTGATTGGGGAACGTCCAGGTTTGTCATCTGCTGATAGTTTGGGTGTGTATATCACTTACAAACCGCAAGTTGGCAAAACTGACGAAAGTCGCAATTGTATTTCCAATATTAGGCCAGGTGGTTTTGTTTTTGAAAGTGCTGCCAAAAAAACAATGTATCTTGTCAAAGAATCAATGTTGAGGAAATTATCAGGTGTGAAATTAAAAGATGAGATGCCACCAGAGTTTTTATTGCAATCAAAAGACAAAAACCAAATTCCTGATTCTTATTGA
- a CDS encoding cysteine-rich CWC family protein: protein MSNENQKNRKHEDKICPHCLRIFECKVGSISLCQCTKVSLSLEEREYIATQYADCLCYHCMESLAFEFRIGKSYKAITWSF from the coding sequence ATGTCTAACGAGAACCAAAAGAATCGCAAACACGAAGATAAAATTTGTCCCCATTGTTTACGAATTTTTGAATGTAAGGTCGGTTCCATTAGTCTTTGCCAATGTACTAAAGTGTCTCTATCTTTAGAAGAAAGAGAATATATAGCAACACAATATGCTGATTGTCTTTGTTACCATTGTATGGAATCTTTGGCCTTTGAATTCAGGATAGGCAAATCCTATAAGGCCATTACTTGGAGTTTTTGA
- a CDS encoding helix-turn-helix transcriptional regulator produces MSVFFLVPLFASLANVSCFIENITRDHRFHRLLSLFYFTIGIQNAATAALCFAPDETTSLAFWIFQCHSFFLLAPVLVAICSFCTGRRLLNRGTISIAVYALAVDLLCSSMPKTVVYGFTKFSFGMAPLVTQVGGILGGSVHFFAIALSLYFVLFPLEWNSFFERRTFLIALCVWWFGLFSNFLPMYGFDFPPLHPVVDATLSVLLSIYLNRFNASRPSVYSLIASILISLAVGLLFGIIVLGILPVFVYKEFLISIVTTLISLLFFAYLLKTTLKDNRPNLSFSLPLENFGLSKQELRICELIAEGHSRSFIRLILNVSDGTLRNHLKNIYGKVLPESNSTSKDQLQRLTVFLSKQKITDRQNIE; encoded by the coding sequence ATGAGTGTATTCTTTTTAGTTCCTTTGTTTGCATCTTTGGCAAATGTAAGTTGTTTTATTGAAAATATCACTCGTGACCACCGTTTTCACCGACTCTTAAGTCTTTTTTATTTTACGATTGGAATTCAGAATGCGGCCACAGCAGCTCTTTGTTTTGCTCCTGATGAGACCACTAGCCTTGCTTTTTGGATTTTCCAATGCCATTCTTTTTTTCTATTAGCCCCCGTTCTTGTTGCCATCTGTTCATTTTGTACGGGGAGGCGATTGTTGAACCGAGGGACTATCTCCATTGCCGTATATGCATTGGCTGTCGATTTACTTTGTTCTTCTATGCCAAAAACGGTAGTCTATGGTTTTACAAAATTTTCTTTTGGAATGGCTCCCCTCGTGACACAAGTTGGCGGAATTCTGGGTGGTTCTGTTCATTTTTTTGCGATTGCTTTGTCTTTATACTTTGTTCTTTTCCCATTGGAATGGAATTCCTTTTTTGAACGTAGGACCTTTCTCATTGCTCTTTGTGTTTGGTGGTTTGGATTGTTCTCCAACTTTCTGCCAATGTATGGTTTTGATTTTCCGCCGCTTCATCCGGTTGTGGATGCCACATTGTCCGTGTTATTATCAATTTATTTAAATCGGTTTAATGCTTCAAGACCCAGTGTTTATAGCCTAATCGCCTCCATATTAATCTCTCTTGCGGTGGGGTTACTTTTCGGTATCATCGTTTTAGGGATACTTCCTGTTTTTGTTTATAAAGAATTTCTAATCTCCATTGTTACAACACTGATCAGTCTTTTGTTTTTTGCATACTTGCTAAAAACTACACTCAAAGACAATCGGCCCAATCTTTCCTTCTCCTTACCACTTGAAAATTTTGGATTGTCCAAACAAGAATTACGAATTTGTGAGTTGATTGCGGAGGGCCATAGCCGTTCATTCATTCGTTTGATTCTTAATGTTTCCGATGGAACATTAAGAAATCATTTAAAAAATATATATGGAAAAGTGCTTCCTGAATCTAATTCTACCTCCAAAGACCAATTGCAACGTTTGACTGTGTTTTTATCCAAACAAAAAATCACTGACCGACAAAACATTGAATAA
- a CDS encoding DUF1554 domain-containing protein yields MRTSGIRNDLKQITTCDLKNCKNLFYSFHSLAKVTYEFIISFVLITNCSPSQLENTCDISSESFSKIIAAKSILGDTSHPCFPANVSNQTGFTVGGKISGLTGSGLILILNQKNSLMIPSGSTEFAFPVQIPIGSNYEVNFAKQAEGNYCELVNSTGTVLGKNVKDIEINCQASCINCIIFITQNAYPANVGKASNFDSSCHSDPNYPGSGNYKAMVVDGLSRRASITQNVGDGQIDWVFKANQAYIRPNGINIETSNANGLFTTSLSTPITTVSSDHWTGLNFDWTSYLDGACLKWTTNASYELGVAGDAYTQDILTLTAGKGLQNCSVNRELVCVEQ; encoded by the coding sequence ATGAGAACATCTGGGATTAGAAACGATTTGAAACAAATCACAACTTGCGATTTAAAAAACTGTAAAAATCTTTTTTACAGTTTCCATTCCCTTGCTAAGGTTACTTATGAATTCATCATCTCCTTCGTTTTGATAACAAATTGTTCTCCATCTCAATTAGAAAATACTTGTGATATAAGTTCCGAATCATTTTCAAAAATCATAGCAGCAAAATCAATATTAGGTGACACAAGCCATCCCTGTTTTCCAGCGAATGTATCAAATCAAACAGGATTTACTGTTGGAGGGAAAATATCTGGTCTAACAGGAAGCGGATTGATATTAATTTTAAATCAGAAGAACTCACTTATGATTCCTTCTGGTAGCACAGAGTTCGCTTTTCCTGTTCAAATCCCAATTGGTTCCAATTACGAAGTAAATTTTGCAAAACAAGCGGAAGGTAACTACTGTGAGTTGGTCAATTCTACGGGAACGGTCTTAGGCAAAAACGTAAAAGATATTGAAATCAACTGTCAGGCTTCCTGTATCAATTGTATCATTTTTATCACCCAGAATGCTTATCCTGCCAATGTTGGCAAAGCTTCGAACTTTGATTCTAGTTGCCACTCGGATCCAAACTACCCTGGTTCAGGTAATTACAAGGCAATGGTTGTCGACGGATTATCACGTAGAGCTAGCATCACACAGAATGTCGGTGATGGTCAAATCGATTGGGTGTTTAAGGCAAACCAAGCTTATATACGGCCAAATGGAATCAATATAGAAACATCCAATGCCAATGGATTATTTACAACAAGTCTATCTACACCAATTACAACTGTTAGTTCCGACCATTGGACGGGACTCAATTTTGATTGGACATCCTATTTAGATGGGGCCTGTTTGAAATGGACAACAAATGCCAGTTATGAACTTGGAGTCGCTGGAGATGCTTATACTCAAGATATATTGACACTTACAGCAGGAAAAGGATTACAAAATTGTTCCGTCAATCGCGAGTTAGTTTGTGTCGAACAATAA